A region of Apus apus isolate bApuApu2 chromosome 14, bApuApu2.pri.cur, whole genome shotgun sequence DNA encodes the following proteins:
- the TNRC6A gene encoding trinucleotide repeat-containing gene 6A protein isoform X1: METTTAFCSRELEAKATKEVERKLSRAFLPHLCGTERRDLVQEEEEQLMEERKKRKEDKKKKEAAQKKAIEQKIKVPEQTKTSVSQPQPVTSNGTSTVTSTNNNAKRATANSQQQQTLPRYPPREVPPRFRHQEQKQLLKRGQQLPGIAANLGSTPKVLNGQSGGSTVTNNQPVTDGEVPNSSKKQPGMPPIRDLVSHSPNQSDLNHSGLGSHYENSHWGPVSSNSDSSTNWDKVIVDGSDKEAWPSITGSDPELTSECMDTDSASSSGSERNLVIMASGSTGGDNDGIRNGIGHGSQNKFVVGSNSNNVGNGSINGPWGLSHGTIISTCQVSVDAPDSKSESSNNRMNAWGTINSSSNGGLNPSTLNSNGNHGAWPVLENNGHALKGSVGSGNPGTNIPCSTIGQMSNSQSINSKVGGSAHGSWGSLQENCDSEVNGTRKVSFSGQPQNLNTEMNGPNNTTNFMTSSLPNSAGSVQINELPNNTGHGAWRVSTMNHSQIQASPVTNGTSISHLSNGEAKNGGSYGTTWGAYGSNYSGDKCSGPNSQANGDTVNATLMQPGISGPGSTNFQINGNKGGGVWEAGTVNSQNMPWGSGNGASAGGSRRGWGNPAQNTGTSISNGEWSKLPSNQHSNESVNGNSRKFTKGWKSTEEDDLNSSQSSAASQMTEPSSTWAKPGTGDSEGSSEGTGCHEDRATTEGQSRERRKVDQHALLQSIVNRTDLDPRVLSNSGWGQTPIKQNTAWDTETSPRGERKTDNGTEAWGGSVTQTSSSGGCVDRPSPNNNDTSSVSGWGDPKSATRWGDSKGSNSQGGWEEDSAATVMVKSNQSWGSGKEEKSSWNDAQKIKQGWVDGQKASQGWAVPAGESWGENSRNNHWGEAKKSSSGGSDSDRSVSGWNEPGKSNSVTWGGNNTNSNNSSGWDEPAKSSQNQGWGDPPKSNQPQGWGESSKPINSPEWNKQDVGSWGAPSATNKPPGSGWLGGPMPAPAKEEEPTGWEEPSPESIRRKMEIDDGTSAWGDPSKYNYKNVNMWNKNVPNSSSSSDQQAQVHQQLLSSSAMSSKESSSGSGWGEPSTPATTVDNGTSAWGKPMDTGTSWGEPISDAAGTSGWGNASLGQQAATKPGPKSMQDSWCGDDMPLTGSRQTSWEEEEDVEIGMWNSTSSQEANPSLNWPPYVKKMPTKGAMKGGNKQDETWINPFIKQFTNLSFSRESPEETIQSNKMDMSGGLLPDKRMELDKHGLSAGDYSRVVGKGPGSRPQISKESSMDRGPYFDKDGIVADESQNMQFMSNQNMKLPPSNNALPNQALGSLAGLGMQNLNSVRQNGNPSMFGVGNIAAQPRSMQQPPAQPLNSSQPNPRAQVPPPLLSPQVPVSLLKYAPNNGGLSPLFGPQQVAMLNQLSQLNQLSQISQLQRLLAQQQKAQNQRSMPSGGRQQQEQQGRSLSMQQQMMQQSRQLDPNLLMKQQTPPSQQQSLHQPTMKSFLENVIPHATPDLQKGPSPINAFSSFPIGFCPISASEIPGMNSNLNVNMDMSSIKEPQSRLRKWTTVDSISVNTSLDQNSSKHGAISSGFRLEDSPFVPYDFMNSSNSPASPPGSIGDGWPRAKSPNGSSSVNWPPEFRPGEPWKGYPNIDPETDPYVTPGSVINNLSVNTVREVDHLRDRNTGSSSSLNTTLPSTSAWSSIRASNYNVSLSSTAQSTSVARNSDSKSTWSPGSVTNTSLAHELWKVPLPPKSITAPSRPPPGLTGQKPPLSTWDNSLRLGGGWGSSDARYTPGSSWGESSSGRITNWLVLKNLTPQIDGSTLRTLCMQHGPLITFHLNLPHGNALVRYSSKEEVVKAQKSLHMCVLGNTTILAEFASEEEISRFFAQGQSLTPSPGWQSLGSSQSRLGSIDGSHSFSNRNDLNHWNGAGLSGTSSGDLHGTSLWGSPNYSTSLWGTPSSNDTRGISSPSPINAFLSVDHLGGGGESM; this comes from the exons GGATTTAGTgcaagaagaggaagaacagttgatggaagaaaggaaaaagagaaaagaagacaagaagaagaaggaagctgctCAAAAAAAG GCCATTGAACAAAAAATCAAAG TGCCAGAACAAACAAAGACAAGTGTAAGCCAGCCTCAGCCTGTCACCTCTAACGGCACTTCCACAGTAACCAGCACTAATAATAATGCCAAGCGGGCCACAGCCAacagtcagcagcagcagacctTGCCTCGATACCCTCCTCGTGAAGTACCACCACGATTCCGACACCAGGAAcagaaacagcttctgaaaCGAGGTCAGCAGTTACCTGGTATAGCTGCAAACCTGGGATCTACTCCTAAAGTATTAAACGGCCAGTCAGGAGGCAGCACTGTCACAAATAACCAGCCAGTGACCGACGGAGAAGTGCcgaacagcagcaaaaaacagCCAG GCATGCCTCCCATTCGGGACTTGGTGAGCCACTCCCCTAACCAGTCAG ATCTGAACCACAGTGGTCTAGGATCCCATTATGAAAATTCTCACTGGGGACCAGTCTCTTCAAATAGTGACTCCAGCACAAACTGGGATAAAGTTATTGTAGACGGCTCTGACAAAGAAGCATGGCCATCAATCACTGGCAGTGACCCAGAGCTGACATCAGAATGTATGGACACTGACTCTGCCTCTAGCTCTGGGTCAGAGAGAAACCTCGTTATAATGGCTTCAGGGAGCACAGGTGGTGACAATGATGGCATTCGAAATGGCATTGGACATGGTTCTCAGAATAAGTTTGTGGTTGGTAGCAACAGCAATAATGTGGGCAATGGAAGTATTAATGGGCCGTGGGGTTTATCCCATGGAACCATAATAAGCACATGTCAAGTTTCTGTGGATGCTCCTGACAGCAAATCTGAAAGTAGCAACAATAGAATGAATGCTTGGGGCACCATAAACTCTTCATCAAATGGAGGGTTAAATCCAAGCACTTTGAATTCAAATGGCAACCATGGTGCCTGGCCTGTATTGGAGAACAATGGACATGCCCTGAAAGGGTCTGTAGGGAGTGGTAATCCTGGCACAAATATTCCGTGCAGTACCATAGGTCAGATGTCGAATAGTCAGAGTATTAACTCAAAAGTGGGTGGTTCAGCCCATGGTTCCTGGGGAAGCCTTCAGGAAAATTGTGATTCTGAAGTAAATGGTACAAGGAAGGTTTCATTCAGTGGGCAACCTCAAAACCTTAACACTGAAATGAATGGACCAAATAACACTACTAACTTTATGACCTCTAGTTTACCAAACTCTGCTGGTTCAGTGCAGATTAACGAACTGCCTAATAATACAGGGCATGGGGCCTGGCGTGTGAGCACAATGAATCATTCTCAGATTCAGGCCTCTCCAGTTACAAATGGCACTTCCATTTCTCATCTTAGCAATGGTGAGGCGAAAAATGGTGGCTCTTATGGTACTACATGGGGTGCCTATGGTTCTAATTACTCTGGAGACAAATGTTCAGGCCCAAACAGCCAAGCTAATGGTGACACTGTGAATGCAACTCTAATGCAGCCAGGCATTAGCGGGCCTGGCAGCACTAACTTTCAAATCAACGGGAATAAAGGAGGAGGGGTGTGGGAGGCAGGGACAGTCAACTCCCAGAATATGCCATGGGGAAGCGGAAATGGTGCAAGTGCTGGCGGGAGCCGGAGAGGATGGGGCAACCCAGCACAGAACACTGGCACTAGCATTTCAAACGGGGAATGGAGTAAACTGCCTAGTAATCAGCATTCCAATGAAAGTGTGAATGGAAACAGCAGGAAGTTTACAAAGGGATGGAAGTCTACTGAGGAGGATGACCTTAACAGCAGCCAGagttctgctgcttctcagatGACAGAGCCAAGCAGCACCTGGGCCAAACCAGGTACGGGGGACAGTGAAGGGAGTTCAGAGGGCACTGGATGCCATGAAGACCGAGCAACCACGGAAGGACAGAGTCGAGAGAGGAGGAAAGTTGACCAGCATGCATTACTCCAAAGCATAGTGAACAGAACTGACTTAGATCCACGTGTCCTTTCCAACTCGGGTTGGGGACAGACTCCAATCAAACAGAACACTGCCTGGGATACCGAAACATCACCGAGGGgtgaaagaaaaactgacaaTGGGACAGAGGCCTGGGGAGGCTCTGTGACACAgacttccagctcaggggggtGTGTGGATAGACCTAGCCCTAATAATAATGATACCTCATCTGTATCAGGGTGGGGAGATCCAAAGTCTGCTACAAGGTGGGGAGACTCCAAAGGGTCAAACAGCCAAGGGGGGTGGGAAGAAGATTCTGCTGCTACAGTAATGGTCAAGAGCAATCAATCATGGGGAAGTGGCAAGGAAGAAAAGTCATCTTGGAATGATGCACAGAAGATCAAACAGGGATGGGTAGATGGACAGAAGGCCAGCCAGGGTTGGGCAGTTCCTGCCGGTGAAAGCTGGGGTGAAAATTCAAGAAATAACCATTGGGGTGAGGCTAAGAAATCCAGTTCAGGAGGTAGCGACAGTGACAGATCAGTATCTGGTTGGAATGAGCCAGGTAAATCAAATTCTGTTACTTGGGGAGGTAATAATACCAACTCAAATAACTCTTCAGGATGGGATGAGCCTGCAAAGTCCAGTCAGAACCAAGGCTGGGGAGACCCTCCTAAATCCAATCAGCCTCAAGGCTGGGGGGAGTCATCAAAGCCAATAAACTCTCCAGAATGGAACAAGCAAGATGTTGGCTCTTGGGGAGCACCCTCTGccacaaacaaacccccagGGTCGGGCTGGCTGGGTGGGCCGATGCCAGCACCAGCCAAGGAGGAAGAACCCACTGGGTGGGAGGAGCCATCCCCTGAGTCAATACGCCGCAAAATGGAGATTGATGATGGAACTTCTGCTTGGGGTGATCCAAGCAAATACAACTACAAAAATGTGAATATGTGGAATAAAAATGTCCCAAACAGTAGCAGCAGTTCAGACCAGCAAGCACAGGTACATCAGCAGCTACTGTCTTCAAGTGCCATGTCTAGCAAGGAGAGCAGTTCGGGTTCTG GTTGGGGAGAGCCTTCTACTCCAGCCACTACTGTAGATAATGGAACTTCAGCGTGGGGTAAACCCATGGATACTGGTACTAGCTGGGGAGAGCCCATCAGCGATGCAGCAGGCACCTCTGGCTGGGGAAACGCTTCTCTTGGTCAACAGGCTGCAACTAAACCTG GGCCTAAATCTATGCAAGATAGTTGGTGTGGAGATGACATGCCATTGACAGGCAGTCGTCAGACCagctgggaggaagaggaggatgtCGAGATTGGAATGTGGAACAGCACTTCTTCACAAGAAGCTAACCCATCCCTCAATTGGCCACCGTATGTGAAAAAAATGCCCACAAAG gGAGCAATGAAAGGTGGAAATAAGCAAGATGAAACATGGATCAATCCATTCATTAAGCAATTCACAAATCTCAGTTTTTCA AGAGAATCACCAGAAGAAACCATACAGAGCAATAAGATGGACATGTCTGGAG GGTTGCTGCCGGATAAGCGGATGGAGCTGGACAAGCACGGCCTCAGCGCTGGCGACTACAGTCGTGTGGTTGGGAAAGGCCCTGGTTCTCGTCCTCAGATTTCCAAAGAGTCTTCCATGGATCGCGGTCCTTACTTCGATAAG GATGGCATTGTAGCAGACGAGTCCCAAAACATGCAGTTTATGTCCAATCAAAACATGAAGCTTCCCCCTTCAAATAATGCACTACCTAACCAAGCCCTTGGCTCCCTAGCAGGGCTGGGTATGCAAAACTTGAATTCTGTTAGACAG AACGGCAATCCCAGTATGTTTGGTGTTGGTAATatagcagcacagcccaggagcatgcagcagcctccagcacaACCTCTTAATTCATCTCAGCCTAATCCACGTGCTCAAGTGCCTCCTCCATTACTATCCCCTCAG GTTCCAGTATCATTACTGAAGTATGCACCAAACAACGGTGGCCTGAGCCCACTTTTTGGTCCACAACAGGTAGCCATGTTGAATCAACTGTCCCAGTTAAACCAGCTTTCTCAGATCTCCCAGTTACAG CGGTTGTTGGCTCAGCAGCAAAAAGCCCAGAATCAAAGAAGCATGCCTTCTGGTGGTCgtcagcagcaggagcagcag gGTCGATCTCTCAGTATGCAGCAACAGATGATGCAACAGTCCCGTCAGCTTGATCCAAACCTGTTAATGAAACAGCAAACTCCACCCTCTCAACAGCAGTCACTCCATCAACCCACCATGAAATCTTTCCTTGAGAATGTCATACCCCATGCTACTCCTGATCTTCAAAAAGGGCCATCACCAATAAATGCATTCAGCAGCTTCCCTATAG GCTTCTGTCcaatttctgcttcagaaattcCAG GAATGAACTCAAACTTGAATGTAAACATGGATATGAGCAGTATTAAAGAGCCACAATCCCGACTGAGGAAATGGACTACAGTAGACAGCATTTCTGTGAACACATCCTTAGATCAAAACTCCAGCAAACATG gTGCTATTTCAAGTGGTTTTAGGCTGGAAGATTCTCCGTTTGTTCCGTATGACTTTATGAACAGCAGTAACTCACCAGCCAGCCCCCCCGGCTCCATTGGGGATGGCTGGCCCCGTGCCAAATCGCCTAATGGCTCCAGCAGTGTTAATTGGCCACCAG AGTTTCGTCCTGGTGAGCCATGGAAAGGTTATCCAAACATCGACCCTGAAACTGACCCTTACGTCACTCCTGGCAGTGTCATCAACAATCTGTCAGTTAACACTGTGCGGGAAGTTGACCACCTCAGGGACAGGAACACTG GGTCATCCTCATCTTTGAACACCACGCTGCCTTCAACTAGTGCCTGGTCATCCATTCGTGCCTCCAACTACAATGTTTCCCTCAGCAGTACAGCACAAAGCACTTCAG tAGCCAGAAACAGTGATTCCAAATCAACATGGTCTCCTGGATCAGTCACTAACACCTCTCTGGCTCATGAGCTGTGGAAGGTCCCTTTGCCACCTAAAAGCATCACTGCTCCGTCCCGCCCACCTCCAGGGCTAACCGGCCAGAAGCCACCGTTGTCCACTTGGGATAATTCCCTTCGTTTGGGTGGAGGATGGGGAAGTTCTGATGCCAGATATACCCCTG GTTCAAGCTGGGGTGAGAGCAGCTCAGGGAGAATAACAAATTGGCTTGTTCTGAAAAACCTTACACCTCAG ATCGATGGCTCAACCCTGCGAACGCTGTGCATGCAGCACGGCCCTCTGATAACATTCCACCTTAACCTCCCACATGGTAATGCTTTGGTCCGTTACAGTTCAAAAGAAGAGGTAGTGAAGGCACAAAAATCTCTGCACAT GTGTGTATTAGGGAACACTACTATTCTTGCTGAGTTTGCCAGTGAAGAGGAGATTAGTCGCTTCTTTGCACAAGGCCAGTCCCTGACTCCGTCTCCTGGCTGGCAATCTCTGGGATCCAGCCAGAGCCGACTTGGATCCATTGACGGTTCCCATTCGTTCTCAAACCGTAATGATCTAAATCACTGGAATGGTGCTGGGCTGTCGGGAACTAGCAGTGGAGACCTTCATGGCACTTCACTTTGGGGGAGCCCCAACTATTCCACGAGCCTGTGGGGCACCCCGAGCAGCAATGACACCAGGGGAATTAGCAGCCCATCCCCCATCAACGCTTTCCTTTCTGTTGACCACCTGGGTGGAGGTGGAGAGTCCATGTaa